In the genome of Candidatus Abyssobacteria bacterium SURF_5, one region contains:
- a CDS encoding DUF86 domain-containing protein codes for MTRHDDLTRYRHMLDHAREAVSMARGRMRGDLDSDRSLNLSLTRLLEVVGEAASRVSKEEQSACPNIPWSQIVSMRNRLIHGYDAVDFDVLWEIVTQDLPPLIAILESFVPEEKQPGGSE; via the coding sequence ATGACCAGACACGATGACCTCACGCGATACCGCCACATGCTCGATCACGCAAGGGAGGCGGTATCCATGGCTCGGGGAAGGATGCGGGGCGACCTCGACTCGGACCGAAGTTTGAACCTTTCGCTTACTCGCTTGCTCGAAGTGGTCGGGGAAGCGGCGAGCCGGGTGAGCAAGGAGGAGCAGTCCGCGTGTCCGAATATTCCGTGGTCACAGATTGTGAGCATGCGAAATCGCCTCATCCACGGCTATGACGCAGTGGATTTTGATGTCCTCTGGGAAATTGTGACGCAAGACCTGCCGCCGCTCATCGCAATTCTGGAGTCGTTCGTTCCAGAGGAGAAACAGCCGGGCGGGTCTGAGTGA
- a CDS encoding nucleotidyltransferase, with product MIQISIEKEKIAEFCRRHHIKKLSFFGSVLREDFTPNSDIDVLVEFEAGHVPGLAFFDIERKLCHLLGRKVDLHTPQFLSRYFRDEVLSEAEVLYDQTR from the coding sequence ATGATTCAAATATCGATAGAAAAGGAAAAGATTGCGGAGTTCTGCCGCAGGCACCACATTAAGAAACTCTCCTTTTTTGGGTCCGTGTTGCGCGAGGATTTTACGCCCAACAGCGATATTGATGTGCTTGTCGAGTTTGAGGCAGGACACGTGCCCGGACTTGCATTTTTCGACATCGAGCGAAAGCTTTGCCATCTGCTGGGGCGAAAAGTCGATTTGCACACGCCACAATTTCTCAGCCGTTATTTCCGCGACGAGGTGTTATCCGAGGCCGAAGTCCTGTATGACCAGACACGATGA
- the mnmG gene encoding tRNA uridine-5-carboxymethylaminomethyl(34) synthesis enzyme MnmG, whose translation MYIHPKKYDVIVIGAGHAGCEAALAAAKMGCDTLLLTISLDTLAQMSCNPAIGGLAKGQLTREIDALGGAMAKVIDATGIQFRMLNRGKGPAVWAPRAQADKKAYQLKMKHFLEEAAGLDLKQALVEEITIRDGRVDGVITQTGTKFEGRAVIVTAGTFLRGLIHVGLSQHEAGRAGEFPSRHLSDSLESLGFTLERLKTGTPPRINSNTVDFTAFTEQPGDVPPPPFSFSTEKIERPQVPCYLGYTNESTHRIIRENLDRSPLYSGKIRGIGPRYCPSIEDKVVKFPDKLQHQLFLEPEGLETDELYCNGISTSLPEDVQVKIVQSIRGLEHAEIMRYGYAIEYDFAPPSQIRATMETRRVENLYFAGQINGTSGYEEAAAQGLMAGINAALKLRGEPPLVLERSQAYIGVLIDDLITKEIHEPYRMFTARAEYRLLLRQDNADLRLTPLGHNLGLIDGRAMDRLQKKCERIEDEMNRLKSVRLNPAPAIEKFLLERGTGPLRDGTTLEQLLRRPELDISDVYMLAGASIPERDVAEQLQISVKYEGYIKRQLAHIEKLKRLEDSLIPDSFDYGRVHGLSTEAREKLSRLRPMSLGQASRISGVSPSDISILMIYLKA comes from the coding sequence ATGTATATCCATCCAAAGAAATACGACGTAATCGTGATCGGGGCAGGCCATGCCGGCTGCGAGGCGGCGCTTGCCGCCGCGAAGATGGGCTGCGATACGCTGCTTCTGACGATCTCGCTTGATACCTTGGCCCAAATGTCGTGTAATCCTGCGATCGGCGGACTGGCTAAAGGGCAGTTGACTCGCGAGATTGACGCACTGGGCGGCGCCATGGCAAAAGTGATCGACGCTACCGGCATCCAGTTCCGGATGCTGAACCGGGGCAAAGGTCCGGCGGTTTGGGCGCCGCGCGCCCAGGCCGATAAAAAAGCGTATCAGCTCAAGATGAAGCATTTCCTCGAGGAGGCCGCCGGGCTGGACCTCAAGCAGGCGCTGGTCGAGGAGATAACCATTCGCGATGGCAGGGTCGACGGCGTAATCACACAGACCGGAACGAAATTCGAGGGCCGCGCGGTGATCGTCACGGCCGGCACTTTTCTGCGCGGATTGATCCATGTGGGGCTTTCCCAGCATGAGGCTGGAAGAGCGGGTGAATTCCCGTCGAGACACCTGTCGGATTCGCTCGAAAGCCTCGGTTTCACGCTTGAGCGCCTGAAAACCGGCACGCCGCCGCGCATCAATAGTAATACAGTCGATTTCACGGCTTTCACTGAGCAGCCAGGCGATGTGCCGCCGCCGCCATTTTCGTTCTCGACCGAAAAGATCGAGCGCCCGCAGGTGCCATGCTATCTCGGATACACCAATGAGAGCACGCATCGGATCATTCGCGAAAATCTCGACCGCTCGCCGCTTTACAGCGGGAAAATCCGCGGAATCGGCCCCCGCTATTGCCCATCGATAGAAGATAAAGTGGTGAAGTTTCCCGATAAGCTGCAGCACCAATTATTTCTTGAGCCGGAGGGACTGGAGACCGACGAGCTTTACTGCAACGGCATATCAACCAGTCTGCCCGAAGACGTGCAGGTCAAGATCGTTCAGAGCATCCGAGGTCTTGAGCACGCCGAGATCATGCGATACGGTTATGCGATCGAGTACGACTTCGCGCCACCCTCGCAGATCAGGGCAACGATGGAGACCCGGCGGGTCGAGAACTTGTATTTTGCCGGCCAGATCAACGGGACATCAGGTTATGAAGAAGCCGCCGCGCAGGGACTTATGGCTGGAATCAATGCGGCTTTGAAGCTGAGAGGTGAGCCGCCTCTCGTGCTTGAACGCTCGCAAGCCTATATCGGCGTTCTCATCGACGACCTGATCACCAAGGAAATCCACGAGCCGTACCGCATGTTTACCGCGCGGGCGGAATACCGCCTGCTTCTGCGGCAGGACAATGCCGATCTGCGTCTGACGCCACTGGGCCACAACCTCGGGCTGATCGACGGACGGGCGATGGACCGACTGCAGAAGAAATGCGAGCGCATCGAGGATGAGATGAATCGGTTGAAGTCGGTGCGGCTGAATCCGGCGCCGGCCATCGAGAAATTTCTTCTCGAACGCGGCACGGGGCCGCTTCGGGACGGGACGACGCTCGAGCAACTCTTGAGGCGGCCCGAACTCGACATCTCCGATGTCTATATGCTGGCCGGAGCATCCATACCCGAACGGGACGTGGCCGAACAACTGCAGATTTCAGTGAAGTATGAAGGATATATCAAGCGCCAACTCGCGCACATCGAGAAGCTGAAGCGGCTGGAGGATTCGCTCATTCCCGATTCCTTCGATTACGGGCGGGTGCACGGCCTGTCGACGGAGGCGAGGGAAAAGCTTTCGCGGCTGCGCCCGATGTCGCTCGGGCAGGCCTCCCGCATCTCGGGCGTCAGCCCATCGGACATTTCGATATTGATGATTTACTTGAAGGCGTGA
- a CDS encoding Rrf2 family transcriptional regulator, which yields MQITRAAEYAIRGVLYLSLQAEGSVCLLGEISERQQIPPSFLSKIFQNLARAGIVSSSRGTGGGFMLIKDPRDISLLDVVEAIEGPISLNMCLGNGQMCEQRPTCAVHSVWRDAQNHLLDLLKKKSFFDLAETSRRLCEEVAREPQPSD from the coding sequence ATGCAGATAACCCGCGCCGCCGAATACGCCATTCGAGGCGTACTATACCTCAGCTTGCAAGCGGAAGGATCCGTTTGCCTGCTTGGTGAAATTTCCGAGCGCCAGCAAATACCGCCGAGTTTTCTCTCCAAAATATTTCAGAACCTGGCGCGGGCGGGCATCGTCAGCTCGTCCCGCGGCACGGGCGGCGGATTCATGTTGATCAAGGACCCTCGCGACATCTCCCTTCTCGATGTGGTCGAGGCGATTGAAGGGCCGATCTCTCTCAATATGTGTCTTGGCAACGGACAGATGTGCGAGCAGCGGCCCACCTGCGCCGTTCATTCCGTGTGGCGCGACGCGCAAAACCATCTGCTCGATCTGCTGAAAAAGAAGAGTTTCTTTGACCTCGCCGAAACCAGCCGAAGACTTTGCGAAGAAGTCGCACGCGAACCCCAGCCCAGCGATTGA
- a CDS encoding site-2 protease family protein — protein sequence MPDLVELLPLYVVLLFSACFHEVAHAWTAYMCGDDTARLSGRLTLNPIVHIDPIGTIIFPLLGLVMGARFLFGWAKPVPVNPSRFRSYRRDDILVSLSGITANLLLALLAASIFRTITTFSGLFMGSAVAGIILKLLYYLMTINVVLAVFNLVPIPPLDGSRVLFHFLPRRAAWQFQKLERYGFILLILFLYVGIFRGILGVPLKIFYVIAGI from the coding sequence ATGCCTGATTTGGTGGAATTACTTCCTTTATATGTGGTGCTGCTGTTTTCGGCATGCTTTCACGAAGTTGCCCATGCCTGGACAGCCTACATGTGCGGCGACGATACCGCCAGGCTTTCCGGCAGGTTGACGCTCAATCCCATCGTTCATATCGATCCCATAGGCACAATCATTTTCCCACTGCTGGGCCTCGTGATGGGCGCCCGCTTCCTGTTTGGATGGGCCAAGCCTGTCCCGGTGAATCCGAGCCGCTTCCGCTCCTACAGGCGCGACGATATCCTGGTCTCGCTCTCAGGGATAACCGCCAACCTCCTGCTTGCGCTCCTGGCGGCCTCCATCTTCAGAACGATCACCACATTCAGCGGGTTGTTTATGGGCAGCGCCGTGGCAGGCATAATCCTGAAGCTGCTGTACTATTTGATGACCATTAACGTGGTCCTGGCCGTGTTTAACCTGGTGCCGATCCCGCCGCTGGACGGCTCGCGCGTACTCTTTCATTTCCTCCCTCGCCGCGCCGCCTGGCAGTTTCAGAAGCTCGAGCGATATGGATTTATTCTATTAATACTTTTTTTATATGTGGGAATATTCAGGGGGATTCTGGGCGTTCCTCTTAAGATCTTCTACGTGATTGCAGGCATCTGA
- the dnaJ gene encoding molecular chaperone DnaJ: protein MPPKDYYNVLGVSKSASADDIRKAYRNLAKKYHPDRNPNNKAAEEKFKQVQEAYDVLGDETKKKQYDQMRDGAFAGFGPGGFQGYTTRPGGGAQFRYEDLSGFGDLGDLFSSIFGFGAGPRAGRGAHGPARGEDAQAEIEVPFEQAVSGGKMTFQISREEDCSRCNGSGMEPGSGSKTCPTCQGRGNVATSQGAFSISRPCPTCLGRGTVGGSACTRCGGTGAVSGTRSIAVNIPPGVSDGSKIRVAGQGQKGTQGGPPGDLILTVRVRQHPRLKRKGSDIYSEVTINLAQAVLGARVQVETLDGPVQLRIPPGMQPGKKLRLKGRGIKKLRGPGRGDHYVEVRVQIPESLSEAEREAFTRFAETAKLKH, encoded by the coding sequence TTGCCGCCCAAGGATTATTATAACGTCTTAGGTGTCTCTAAAAGCGCATCTGCAGACGATATACGCAAGGCTTACCGGAATTTGGCGAAGAAGTACCATCCCGACCGCAACCCGAATAATAAGGCGGCCGAAGAGAAATTTAAGCAGGTTCAGGAAGCTTACGACGTCCTGGGAGATGAGACCAAGAAGAAACAGTACGACCAGATGCGGGATGGCGCATTTGCCGGATTCGGGCCCGGTGGTTTCCAGGGCTACACGACTCGGCCGGGAGGTGGCGCCCAATTTCGGTATGAAGACCTTTCCGGCTTCGGCGATCTGGGAGATCTTTTCAGCTCCATTTTCGGCTTCGGGGCCGGCCCGCGCGCGGGACGCGGAGCCCACGGCCCTGCGAGAGGCGAGGATGCTCAAGCGGAAATAGAGGTCCCATTCGAGCAGGCCGTTTCCGGCGGAAAAATGACTTTCCAGATATCCCGTGAGGAAGACTGCTCCCGCTGCAATGGCTCTGGAATGGAGCCTGGATCGGGCTCCAAAACGTGCCCGACATGCCAGGGACGCGGCAATGTTGCGACCAGTCAGGGGGCATTTTCAATCAGCCGGCCCTGCCCCACGTGCCTGGGACGCGGAACCGTGGGCGGCAGCGCATGCACCCGCTGCGGCGGCACTGGAGCCGTGTCGGGTACCCGCTCGATCGCGGTGAATATTCCTCCGGGCGTCAGCGACGGCTCAAAGATTCGGGTTGCCGGTCAGGGACAAAAAGGCACGCAGGGAGGCCCGCCGGGCGATCTGATCCTGACCGTGCGCGTGCGCCAGCATCCGCGCTTGAAGCGCAAGGGGAGCGACATCTATTCGGAAGTGACGATCAATCTTGCGCAGGCAGTCCTCGGCGCCCGCGTTCAGGTGGAGACACTGGACGGACCGGTTCAGCTTAGGATCCCTCCCGGCATGCAACCCGGAAAGAAGCTTCGGCTCAAGGGTAGAGGCATAAAGAAGCTGCGCGGGCCCGGCAGGGGCGACCATTACGTCGAAGTGCGCGTCCAGATTCCCGAATCGCTCAGCGAGGCCGAGCGGGAAGCCTTCACCCGGTTCGCCGAGACGGCCAAGCTGAAACATTGA
- a CDS encoding DUF1109 family protein produces the protein MAYDYKPGEEEDVLKRYIIVAVVVVVLAFLLVLTLYVGLGIDIDMLKMLSKRMSFDAANITFIFVFVLAAFALWGLLREPAASDDVQRRQTYFILLLIFAGLLLAGTIYFRYLATPTHEVVKTEKCPRCDGTGRAKLRPEYPCGECDGTGFVTP, from the coding sequence ATGGCGTACGATTACAAGCCCGGGGAAGAAGAAGACGTTCTCAAGCGCTACATCATAGTGGCGGTTGTTGTTGTGGTGCTGGCTTTCCTGCTCGTCCTCACGTTGTACGTGGGCCTGGGAATCGACATCGACATGCTGAAGATGCTGTCAAAGCGCATGTCGTTCGATGCCGCCAACATCACGTTCATTTTCGTTTTTGTGCTGGCGGCGTTTGCGCTCTGGGGGCTTTTGCGCGAGCCGGCTGCATCGGATGACGTGCAGAGGCGGCAGACATATTTCATCCTGTTGCTCATTTTCGCCGGACTTCTTCTGGCCGGCACCATCTATTTCCGCTATCTTGCAACGCCGACCCATGAAGTTGTGAAGACCGAGAAATGCCCGCGCTGCGACGGAACGGGCCGGGCGAAGCTGCGGCCGGAATATCCCTGCGGCGAGTGCGACGGTACCGGCTTCGTGACGCCGTAG
- a CDS encoding MBL fold metallo-hydrolase: protein MRIMHHIHQIITPTPFPTGPVNCYVIKDDPITLIDSGLKMDEALEGLRAGLAEIGLQFSDIRRLLITHSHLDHYGLMATVAAEGSPRVFAHPLEVHDLENPEGYAGDDHYSRRTEQFLLEMGLPLECLDSILMRHPVFQQMRDPITVTDTVGDGDRITFEHRQLLVIHCPGHSPGMINFYDASEQILLSGDNLLKHISPVPLIYLPRDASEPRTNSLAAYIDSITRLKTFDIASVLPGHGEIINNCNTIIDSIIEHHRLRKERVFEFLNGSPKTAYDVCCHLFPEISQVQIYLGMSEAVGHLDLLKAEGAVETEINDGKYYYHRVF from the coding sequence ATGCGAATAATGCATCACATACACCAGATTATCACGCCCACCCCGTTCCCCACCGGGCCGGTCAATTGTTATGTCATCAAAGACGATCCGATTACTCTCATCGATTCCGGATTGAAGATGGATGAAGCGCTCGAGGGTCTGCGGGCGGGGCTGGCTGAAATCGGCCTGCAGTTCAGCGACATCAGGCGCCTTCTGATTACGCATTCGCACCTCGACCACTACGGCCTGATGGCCACAGTGGCGGCGGAAGGTTCTCCGCGGGTGTTTGCACATCCGCTCGAGGTGCACGACCTTGAGAATCCGGAAGGTTATGCCGGCGACGACCACTACTCCCGTCGCACCGAACAGTTTCTGCTCGAAATGGGCCTGCCGCTCGAGTGCCTCGACTCGATCCTGATGCGCCACCCGGTTTTTCAGCAGATGCGAGACCCCATCACCGTCACCGATACCGTTGGCGACGGCGATCGTATCACGTTTGAGCATAGGCAGTTGCTGGTTATCCACTGCCCCGGCCACTCCCCCGGCATGATCAATTTTTATGATGCCTCAGAGCAGATCCTGCTTTCCGGAGATAACCTGCTCAAGCACATCAGTCCGGTACCCCTGATCTATCTTCCGAGAGATGCCTCCGAACCCCGCACCAACAGCCTGGCGGCTTACATAGATTCAATCACAAGGCTGAAAACATTCGATATCGCGTCGGTCCTGCCCGGGCATGGCGAGATCATCAACAACTGCAACACAATCATCGACAGCATTATCGAACACCACCGGCTGCGGAAGGAAAGAGTGTTCGAGTTCCTGAATGGTTCTCCGAAAACGGCCTACGACGTTTGCTGTCACCTGTTTCCCGAAATCAGCCAGGTTCAGATTTACCTCGGCATGTCCGAGGCCGTCGGCCACCTCGACCTGCTGAAGGCAGAGGGCGCGGTCGAGACTGAAATAAACGACGGAAAGTATTATTACCACAGGGTTTTCTGA